The proteins below are encoded in one region of Stigmatopora argus isolate UIUO_Sarg chromosome 2, RoL_Sarg_1.0, whole genome shotgun sequence:
- the LOC144090757 gene encoding uncharacterized protein LOC144090757 → MACAPAVLGQRHLTEGNQASRWEEMIFSQDNTVCYSSIKRPGHSLSLLSFLAGLPPLLCRFTPQKRAVRTARGASVAAASCYLLHAKHDLLLYCLFEMITIILVRTVCSASPRVTQRKLAGTSSSTPTTLVRINGTGDELLDVFEVAS, encoded by the exons atggcCTGTGCACCCGCGGTCCTTGGACAGCGGCATCTGACAGAGGGGAACCAGGCATCACGCTGGGAG GAAATGATTTTTTCCCAAGACAACACAGTTTGCTACTCCTCGATCAAAAGGCCTGGCCATTCTTTATCGTTATTATCATTCCTT GCAGGGCTGCCTCCTCTTCTGTGCCGATTTACACCTCAAAAGCGTGCCGTCCGCACAGCCCGTGGTGCTTCCGTAGCTGCTGCATCGTGTTATTTATTACATGCGAAACACGACCTCCTGCTTTATTGTCTCTTTGAGATGATCACAATAATATTGGTCAGAACTGTCTGCTCGGCTTCTCCTCGTGTGACACAGAGGAAG TTAGCTGGgacaagctccagcacccccactacCCTCGTGAGAATCAACGGCACAGGAGATGAATTACTGGATGTTTTCGAAGTGGCGAGTTG A